Proteins encoded together in one Streptomyces umbrinus window:
- the eutC gene encoding ethanolamine ammonia-lyase subunit EutC, with translation MTSTAPEPSDAALWTGLRRHTQARIGLGRAGSALPTRHRLELQAAHAAARDAVHSPFDPDVVASGLPGVPTVRVRSAAPDRLTYLQRPDLGRRLDDVDRAHLPRDDWDIAFVVADGLSSRAVHDHAAPVIRATTARLPAEWRVAPVVLAEQARVALGDDVAHALGAAMVVVLVGERPGMSAADSLGAYLTYAPRPGRTTDADRNCLSNIRPPLGLSYDTAAAKLTSLMTRARGLGRTGVSLKDDLDDGVVGLPGAAG, from the coding sequence ATGACGTCGACGGCACCGGAGCCGTCGGATGCCGCACTGTGGACGGGGCTGCGGCGGCACACCCAGGCGCGGATCGGGCTCGGCCGGGCCGGGTCCGCGCTGCCCACGCGCCACCGCCTCGAACTCCAGGCCGCGCACGCGGCGGCGCGGGACGCGGTGCACTCGCCGTTCGACCCGGACGTGGTGGCGTCCGGGCTGCCGGGGGTGCCGACGGTACGGGTCCGGAGTGCGGCTCCCGACCGGTTGACGTACCTCCAGCGTCCGGACCTGGGCCGGAGGCTCGACGACGTCGACCGGGCGCATCTGCCGCGCGACGACTGGGACATCGCGTTCGTGGTCGCGGACGGGCTGTCGAGCCGGGCCGTTCACGACCACGCGGCGCCGGTGATCCGGGCTACGACGGCTCGGCTGCCTGCCGAGTGGCGGGTCGCGCCCGTCGTCCTTGCCGAGCAGGCCCGGGTGGCGCTCGGTGACGATGTCGCCCATGCGCTGGGTGCCGCGATGGTCGTCGTCCTCGTCGGGGAACGGCCCGGGATGTCGGCGGCGGACTCCCTGGGCGCGTACCTCACGTACGCGCCGCGGCCCGGCCGCACCACGGATGCCGACCGGAACTGTCTCTCCAACATCCGCCCTCCGCTGGGCCTGTCGTACGACACGGCTGCCGCCAAGCTGACGTCCCTGATGACCCGAGCGCGGGGGTTGGGCCGCACGGGGGTGTCCTTGAAGGACGACTTGGACGATGGGGTGGTGGGGTTGCCGGGAGCGGCGGGGTAG